From a single Collimonas pratensis genomic region:
- a CDS encoding RHS repeat-associated core domain-containing protein — translation MMDTARPMKNSLCSTLKPEKLTHRSRRLAGALLLAMAFAGAAPMTLATTALPVVAASSSSVDALSRLLVAQPALLVGQSATQLADGQWLVIGGASAGVAGNQAWRIGADGQRTALPSTLHLSRSRHSATLLPDGKVLVLGGVDAHGGVLADAELFDPATGAFTDLGSLGLAGRSAHSATVLMDGRVLLAGGVDASGNPIRDVDIYDPVSRRIERLTAKLGSDRIAPTTLLLPDNRVLIWSGSTASGQAQATADVYSSDSGQFSTLPMDAVQQLANGLARSAAPGVLGQLPSSGATNVPVAQRLVLRFSQKMAIGSFNNATVTLMGPNGAVGVLPVAVDNGVLLFATPTQELLPASSYTLFVQGATDQFGQPLPLTAVGFKTVALNTARTATAIAQATLAQGALASGSGKTVSGNTTGPASKDAAPVPAPKAPTNQMVTSIETAEDGELWVPGVGDHYGQWRRGDRNVSLQHLPKNLALRRVLYGYPELMSLTPADVAMKRIPNVEPLATGVTSVSGQVLRLNGVPLVNATLSMGDQQVKTDENGEFTLSPVPSGRQTLVINGESATIGEHHYGRYEYGFNVEAGKPNLLPFVIWMSRLNPQTVKIASPTESDTVLSNPQIPGLELRIPAGMVIRDANGKIVTEISMTAVPVNQPPFPLPHINVPVYFTVQPGGSHLEGINAASAKGAQIVYPNYPHAKPGTRMTFWDYDAAKRGWFEYGQGTVTADGKQVMPDANVRIYEFTGAMITTMAPSTNAPTTGPKDCGCKTADPVDTYSGLFINQETDLTISDIVPIRVSRSYRQADDASRAFGIGTNLSYDMFLTGGYDTSKDQILPYASLIKPDGGQINFVRVSGGTGYTNAVFQSTSDPTTAYYGAIVKWDTTYPGADWSVTLKTGDVYYFPGVGDGSGTARQGAMLGMKDRFGNLTQLVRTNANLTQIISPSGRNVYLTYDGSNRITQIQDDLARTVGYAYDASGRLMTVTDPMGKTTQYTYGTQTLDPAHSVGGVKSSTNMLTVTDKNGNVKTSNVFDSNGRLSKQTYADGRFFQFGYVLQSSQTGTGTSTAGFDTVLQTDATDERGTVTRYSFDTNGAPTSVISAFGTTLQQTASNNWNSTTHLLDSTTDAMGRVTAYQYDRLGNKTQITQLAGTSNAVTTNVAYDLTYSLPTSITDPNGNSVTLTYNNLGNLTQATDALGHAVVMTYDSKGRRTSITDALGHATSFAYAGADLQAVTDALGRTVSSYTDIVGRPTSVTDMLNNRTYVAYDNLDRATAITNAKGGVAQIGYDANGNVLSQIDENNNATGFTYDSRDRMSSMTDALAHKATASYEPGGKVSQSVDNKGQITNRTYDALGRLTSISYGANAGGTSSASNTTFTWDNGNRLTQIVDSVSGTITRNYDLLDRTLSETTPQGTVTRTFDAAGRRLTLTVAGQPTISYSYDVVNRLTQIQQAAGSSNGNVAQTTGYTYDNANRLTQRVYPNGIHASYSYDNGNQITGIAYAKADGSAIGDLSYTYDTVGRRTGVGGSLAQINPGAAVSTTSFNAANQLTTFGTQTLTYDANGNLTSDGTNTYIWDERNQLQSIAGSNMASFQYDAMGRRVGKTIGTTSTGYLYDGINFVQEKSGTGSGAGVTANLVTGPGVDNVLVRQTNAGNQTMLTDALGSIIMATDATQATVSSYSYDAYGNTIQVGTNDNSQQYTGRENDATGLYYYRARYYSPAMGRFISQDPIGWASGQTNGFSYVNGNPLSEVDPYGQQMVESDSSGFKADIHEAAGNGNEVVQSEAQANPALALCHQWIETCPGDVIISKPPELECDPDPHMCTKENQSGKRICRPKTPNFKYIPAPFKFFNK, via the coding sequence ATGATGGATACTGCCCGCCCGATGAAGAATTCGCTATGTTCGACCCTGAAACCTGAGAAACTGACGCATCGTTCCAGGCGGCTTGCCGGGGCACTGCTGCTGGCCATGGCCTTCGCCGGTGCGGCGCCGATGACCTTGGCGACAACGGCATTGCCTGTCGTTGCTGCCAGCAGTTCCAGTGTCGATGCGCTGTCGCGGTTGCTGGTGGCGCAGCCGGCGCTGCTAGTCGGCCAAAGCGCGACGCAGTTGGCGGACGGTCAATGGCTTGTTATCGGCGGCGCCAGCGCTGGCGTGGCGGGGAACCAGGCCTGGCGCATTGGCGCAGATGGTCAACGTACGGCATTGCCTTCCACGTTGCACCTGTCGCGAAGCCGTCACAGCGCCACGCTGCTTCCGGATGGCAAAGTGCTGGTGCTGGGTGGTGTGGACGCCCATGGCGGGGTATTGGCGGATGCCGAACTGTTCGATCCTGCGACAGGCGCCTTCACGGATCTGGGCAGCCTGGGACTGGCCGGCCGCAGCGCCCATAGCGCGACTGTATTGATGGATGGTCGGGTATTGCTGGCAGGCGGTGTTGATGCCAGTGGCAATCCGATTCGTGACGTGGATATCTACGACCCGGTTTCGCGCAGGATAGAACGCCTCACAGCCAAGCTGGGCAGCGATCGTATCGCACCAACGACGTTGCTGTTGCCAGACAATCGCGTGCTGATCTGGTCTGGCAGCACCGCAAGTGGACAAGCGCAGGCGACAGCCGATGTGTATTCGTCCGATAGCGGCCAATTCTCGACCCTGCCGATGGATGCCGTCCAGCAGCTGGCCAACGGCTTGGCCCGTAGTGCGGCGCCAGGCGTACTTGGTCAATTACCGTCAAGTGGCGCCACCAATGTGCCGGTGGCGCAACGGCTGGTGCTGCGTTTCTCTCAGAAGATGGCGATTGGTTCATTTAACAACGCGACAGTCACGCTGATGGGACCGAATGGCGCGGTGGGCGTACTGCCGGTTGCGGTAGATAACGGTGTTCTGCTGTTTGCAACCCCCACGCAAGAATTGCTGCCTGCCAGTTCTTATACCTTGTTCGTACAAGGCGCCACGGACCAATTTGGGCAGCCATTGCCGCTGACGGCGGTTGGCTTCAAGACGGTGGCATTGAATACGGCAAGGACGGCTACCGCGATCGCTCAGGCGACTCTGGCGCAAGGCGCCTTAGCCTCAGGTAGTGGCAAGACGGTATCTGGCAACACCACTGGTCCTGCCAGCAAAGATGCGGCGCCGGTACCGGCGCCTAAGGCACCCACCAACCAGATGGTCACCTCGATAGAGACGGCAGAAGACGGGGAATTGTGGGTGCCTGGGGTAGGGGATCATTACGGCCAATGGCGCCGTGGCGACCGTAATGTCTCCTTGCAGCATTTGCCGAAGAATCTGGCGCTGCGCCGTGTACTGTACGGCTATCCGGAACTGATGTCACTGACGCCGGCCGACGTTGCCATGAAGCGCATCCCGAACGTGGAGCCGTTAGCGACGGGAGTGACCTCGGTATCCGGCCAAGTGTTGCGCTTGAATGGCGTGCCGCTGGTCAATGCCACGCTGTCGATGGGCGATCAGCAGGTGAAGACTGACGAGAATGGGGAATTTACGCTCTCACCAGTACCATCTGGCCGCCAGACCCTGGTCATCAACGGCGAGAGCGCCACTATTGGCGAGCATCATTACGGCCGTTATGAATATGGCTTTAATGTAGAAGCCGGCAAGCCCAACTTGCTGCCGTTCGTGATCTGGATGTCGCGACTGAACCCGCAAACGGTGAAGATCGCCTCGCCGACAGAAAGCGATACTGTATTGAGCAATCCGCAGATTCCAGGGCTGGAGCTGCGCATTCCTGCAGGCATGGTCATTCGCGATGCCAACGGCAAGATTGTGACTGAAATCAGTATGACTGCAGTGCCGGTCAACCAGCCGCCGTTTCCGCTGCCGCATATTAATGTTCCGGTGTATTTTACGGTGCAGCCAGGCGGCTCGCATCTGGAAGGTATTAACGCCGCAAGTGCCAAGGGCGCGCAAATTGTCTATCCGAACTATCCGCACGCCAAACCTGGCACACGCATGACGTTCTGGGATTATGACGCTGCCAAGCGTGGCTGGTTCGAATATGGTCAGGGAACAGTGACTGCTGACGGCAAGCAGGTGATGCCGGATGCGAATGTGCGTATTTATGAATTTACGGGGGCGATGATTACGACGATGGCGCCGTCGACCAATGCACCTACTACCGGACCCAAAGATTGCGGCTGCAAGACCGCCGATCCAGTGGACACCTATTCTGGACTCTTCATTAACCAGGAAACCGATCTGACGATCTCCGATATCGTGCCGATCCGGGTCAGCCGCAGCTACCGCCAGGCAGACGATGCCAGCCGCGCTTTTGGTATTGGTACGAACCTGTCCTACGACATGTTTCTGACCGGTGGCTACGACACCAGTAAAGACCAGATCCTGCCGTATGCATCACTGATCAAGCCGGATGGCGGCCAGATTAATTTCGTACGTGTCTCAGGCGGCACCGGCTATACCAATGCCGTGTTTCAGAGTACTTCGGATCCGACCACGGCATATTACGGCGCCATTGTGAAATGGGATACGACCTATCCTGGTGCTGATTGGAGCGTGACGCTGAAGACCGGTGATGTTTATTACTTTCCGGGTGTTGGCGATGGCAGTGGTACAGCACGGCAGGGCGCCATGCTGGGTATGAAGGACCGGTTCGGCAATTTGACGCAGCTGGTGCGCACGAATGCAAATCTGACCCAGATCATATCGCCAAGCGGTCGGAATGTGTATCTAACCTATGACGGAAGCAATCGAATTACGCAAATCCAGGATGATCTGGCGCGCACGGTGGGTTATGCCTACGATGCCAGCGGACGTTTGATGACGGTGACCGATCCGATGGGCAAGACGACCCAATATACCTACGGTACGCAGACACTTGATCCTGCGCATTCCGTGGGCGGTGTCAAGTCCAGCACCAACATGCTGACGGTGACGGACAAGAATGGCAACGTCAAGACCAGCAACGTCTTTGACAGCAATGGGCGGTTGAGCAAGCAGACATATGCGGACGGGCGTTTCTTCCAGTTCGGTTATGTATTGCAATCGTCACAAACGGGCACAGGAACCAGTACTGCCGGTTTTGACACGGTGCTACAAACCGACGCCACTGATGAACGCGGTACGGTAACGCGATATAGCTTCGACACGAATGGAGCGCCGACCAGCGTCATCAGCGCGTTTGGTACGACACTGCAACAAACGGCGAGCAATAACTGGAACAGCACCACACATCTGCTCGACAGCACGACCGACGCCATGGGCCGCGTGACGGCGTATCAGTACGATCGCCTGGGCAACAAGACGCAGATTACGCAATTGGCTGGTACCAGCAATGCGGTTACTACCAATGTCGCCTATGATCTGACCTACAGCCTGCCCACCAGTATTACTGATCCGAACGGTAATAGTGTGACGCTGACCTATAACAATCTGGGGAATTTGACTCAGGCGACCGACGCCCTGGGGCATGCGGTGGTGATGACGTATGACAGCAAAGGGCGGCGCACCAGCATCACCGATGCACTCGGCCACGCCACCAGCTTTGCTTACGCGGGCGCCGATTTGCAAGCGGTGACCGACGCCTTGGGACGCACGGTGAGTTCTTATACCGATATCGTTGGTCGCCCGACCAGCGTGACGGACATGCTGAACAACCGTACCTATGTTGCCTATGACAATTTGGATCGTGCTACGGCGATCACCAATGCCAAAGGTGGTGTCGCCCAGATAGGCTATGACGCTAATGGCAATGTATTGAGCCAGATCGACGAGAACAACAATGCCACCGGATTCACCTATGACAGCCGGGACCGGATGAGCAGCATGACCGATGCGCTGGCGCACAAGGCGACGGCATCGTACGAGCCTGGCGGCAAGGTGAGCCAGAGCGTCGATAACAAGGGACAAATCACCAATCGTACCTACGATGCATTGGGACGGCTCACTAGTATCAGCTACGGCGCCAATGCCGGCGGCACGAGCAGCGCCAGCAATACTACATTCACATGGGACAATGGCAATCGCCTGACGCAGATCGTAGATTCTGTTTCCGGCACGATCACGCGCAATTATGATCTGCTGGACAGAACATTGAGCGAAACCACGCCGCAAGGTACGGTCACCCGTACGTTTGATGCGGCAGGACGCCGTTTGACGTTGACGGTCGCCGGCCAGCCGACGATTAGTTATAGCTACGACGTGGTCAACCGTTTGACGCAAATCCAGCAGGCAGCCGGCAGCAGCAATGGCAATGTGGCGCAAACCACAGGTTATACCTACGACAATGCCAACCGCCTGACGCAACGCGTCTATCCCAATGGTATCCATGCCAGCTACAGCTATGACAATGGCAACCAGATTACTGGAATCGCTTATGCCAAGGCGGATGGTTCAGCCATTGGAGATCTAAGCTATACCTACGACACAGTGGGGCGCCGTACCGGCGTTGGCGGATCGCTGGCGCAAATCAATCCGGGTGCAGCGGTGAGTACGACCAGTTTTAATGCAGCGAATCAATTGACTACGTTTGGTACGCAGACGTTGACCTACGATGCCAATGGCAATTTGACCAGCGACGGCACCAATACCTACATCTGGGATGAGAGAAACCAGCTGCAAAGCATCGCTGGCAGCAACATGGCCAGCTTCCAGTACGATGCGATGGGACGTCGGGTCGGCAAGACGATTGGCACGACTTCGACCGGCTATCTGTATGACGGGATCAACTTTGTGCAGGAGAAGAGCGGCACCGGCAGCGGCGCAGGTGTGACGGCGAATCTGGTGACAGGACCTGGCGTTGATAATGTGCTGGTACGGCAGACCAATGCGGGCAACCAGACGATGCTGACGGATGCTTTGGGTAGCATCATTATGGCGACTGATGCGACGCAGGCGACGGTGAGCAGCTACAGCTACGATGCCTATGGCAATACGATCCAGGTAGGGACTAATGATAATAGCCAGCAGTACACTGGTCGGGAGAACGATGCAACAGGACTGTACTATTACCGGGCACGGTACTACTCGCCGGCAATGGGCCGGTTTATTTCGCAAGATCCGATTGGATGGGCATCCGGACAAACCAATGGTTTCAGCTATGTCAATGGGAATCCATTAAGTGAAGTGGATCCCTACGGTCAACAAATGGTGGAAAGTGATTCAAGCGGATTTAAAGCTGACATACATGAGGCAGCTGGAAATGGGAATGAAGTCGTGCAATCAGAGGCGCAGGCAAACCCGGCGTTGGCTTTATGTCACCAATGGATAGAGACTTGTCCAGGCGATGTGATTATTTCTAAACCTCCAGAATTAGAGTGCGATCCAGATCCACATATGTGTACAAAAGAGAATCAAAGTGGGAAACGCATTTGCCGCCCTAAAACACCTAATTTTAAATATATTCCTGCACCATTTAAATTTTTTAATAAATGA